The sequence CATGTTTTTTACCTTCCTTCCATTGTCCAGCATATTTCCCTCCATCTGGATAAATAAAGGTTCCATTGCCATCCATTTTATTATCCCTCCAATCACCCTCATATTTACCGCCGCCGGGATAAACAATGATCCATTTACCATTGCTCATTCTATTATTTTCATATTTTCCAATAAATTTAGTTCCATCAGGTTCTATTGTTGTCCCATATCCATGAAATTTATCATCCTTAAAATTTCCGATGTATTTTATTCCTCCTTGAAGAATTAAAGTGCCTTTACCATCACGCTTTCCATTTTTACATTCACCAATATATTCCTTAATATCTGGATGACCTTGCGGATAGATTAGATGCACTTGTCCATGAGGTAAACCATTCTTGAATTGACCAATGAATTTCATACCATTAGAATTTGTAATAGTGCCTTGACCTGTCATCTTACCTTGTTTAAATTCACCAACATACTTTAATCCATTTTTAAAATAAAAAGTGCCATGACCTTCATAACAATTTCCTTCTATACATTCGCCTAGCAGGTTATTTGAAAATAATATCAACAATAATAGTAATAAACTTTTTATCATTCTATCCTCACTATTCATAGAATGGTTCAATTTTCCAAAAACTCTTCGATACCATTTTAACATTTTCATAAGGCATTGTTGCCTTTTCTTGTAAAATAATTGTTTGTCCAGCTGGTATTCTTGCATCATCTATAAATATATTTCCATAACCAACCTGAAACCCATCTTGGTCAGTGAGGAAATATTCTATATACACTTTTATATTCCTACTGGTTTTATTTTTTATAGTTATCTGCCAACCCCATTCTACTTTGTCCTTTGCTGGTATTTTTGTTCCTTTTATTTTTAATGCTTCCTCTCGATATGCACGTATCATTTTATATCCATCACTTAAGACTTCTATGG is a genomic window of Desulfatiglans sp. containing:
- a CDS encoding molecular chaperone Tir, giving the protein MIKSLLLLLLILFSNNLLGECIEGNCYEGHGTFYFKNGLKYVGEFKQGKMTGQGTITNSNGMKFIGQFKNGLPHGQVHLIYPQGHPDIKEYIGECKNGKRDGKGTLILQGGIKYIGNFKDDKFHGYGTTIEPDGTKFIGKYENNRMSNGKWIIVYPGGGKYEGDWRDNKMDGNGTFIYPDGGKYAGQWKEGKKHGYGTYIYPDGSRYDGEYLYGKRNGTGTVTLFDGTKYSGIFKDDEMINQ